In Gemmatimonadales bacterium, the following are encoded in one genomic region:
- a CDS encoding NAD(P)-binding domain-containing protein — translation MKIGILGSGLMGGKLGTLFARAGHQVVFSYSRSREKLEQLAREAGMNARPGTPREAARDADAVLLAVHWSRVSDVLRKASDLSGKVLVNCSLPMNADDTDLVVGRTSSGAEKLAAKVPRARVVAAFGTVPSEVLTGVFEARGRSPRPSLVYYGDDADAKDLAATLIRDIGFDPVDAGPLQVARYSEPFALLIAQLAYEGEGGPELAYRFERFGA, via the coding sequence ATGAAAATCGGTATTCTGGGCTCGGGACTGATGGGCGGCAAACTCGGGACTCTCTTTGCACGCGCCGGGCATCAGGTGGTCTTCAGTTACTCTCGCAGCAGGGAAAAGCTCGAGCAGCTCGCCCGAGAGGCCGGGATGAACGCGCGGCCCGGCACACCGCGTGAGGCCGCGCGAGACGCGGACGCTGTGCTGCTGGCCGTGCACTGGTCCCGGGTGAGCGACGTGCTGCGAAAGGCCAGCGACCTGTCGGGCAAGGTGCTCGTGAACTGCTCGCTCCCGATGAATGCGGACGACACCGACCTCGTGGTCGGCCGCACCTCCTCGGGAGCGGAGAAGCTCGCCGCCAAGGTGCCGCGGGCCCGGGTCGTCGCCGCCTTCGGCACCGTGCCGAGCGAGGTGCTGACCGGCGTGTTCGAGGCCCGGGGCCGCAGCCCCCGCCCCAGCCTGGTGTACTACGGCGATGATGCGGACGCCAAGGACCTGGCGGCCACGCTGATCCGCGACATCGGGTTCGATCCGGTAGACGCCGGTCCGCTCCAGGTCGCCCGGTACAGCGAGCCGTTCGCGCTGCTCATCGCGCAGCTCGCGTACGAGGGCGAAGGCGGCCCGGAGCTGGCGTACCGCTTCGAGCGGTTCGGGGCATAG
- a CDS encoding methyltransferase, translating to MPKPRPAPAKKASDAMILINLTAGKWVSQAIAVAAELGIVDLLKDGPKAAADIARAANASEDGVYRLLRALGSVGLFAETGERRFRLTPLGKRLRTDSPEAIGGYARFIGHESTWRPWGELRHSVHTGEPAFDQVFGMPIFEYYARMPEAAAVFDAAMTSISTFESQAVVAAYDFSGVGTLVDVAGGHGLLITAILKTNRRMGGILFDLPHVTAGAPALLQSRGLADRCQIVSGDFFEFVPEGGDAYIMKHIIHDWDEERATQILRNCHRAMRPGGKVLIVDAVIPAGNAAHFGKLLDLEMLVLTPRGRERTKVEFQNLLQRSGFRLRRVVSTESHLSVVEGERT from the coding sequence TCAACCTGACCGCCGGCAAATGGGTGAGTCAGGCGATTGCCGTTGCCGCCGAGCTCGGCATTGTAGACCTCTTGAAGGACGGTCCTAAGGCGGCCGCCGATATCGCGCGCGCGGCGAACGCTTCCGAAGACGGCGTCTATCGGTTGCTCCGCGCCCTGGGGAGCGTCGGGCTCTTCGCCGAGACCGGAGAACGGAGATTCCGGCTCACTCCGCTTGGCAAGCGGTTGCGCACGGACTCGCCCGAAGCGATCGGCGGTTATGCTCGATTCATAGGACACGAGAGCACGTGGCGACCGTGGGGAGAGCTTCGCCACAGCGTTCACACTGGCGAGCCGGCATTCGACCAGGTCTTCGGCATGCCCATCTTCGAGTACTACGCGAGGATGCCAGAAGCCGCTGCGGTTTTCGATGCAGCGATGACATCGATCAGCACCTTTGAGTCTCAGGCGGTGGTCGCAGCCTACGACTTCTCGGGGGTCGGCACCTTAGTGGACGTCGCTGGCGGGCACGGTCTCTTGATCACAGCCATACTCAAAACGAACCGGAGGATGGGCGGCATCCTCTTCGACCTTCCGCATGTGACCGCCGGAGCACCGGCGCTGCTCCAGAGCCGCGGCCTCGCCGATCGTTGCCAGATCGTCAGCGGCGACTTCTTCGAGTTCGTTCCAGAGGGAGGCGACGCCTACATCATGAAGCACATCATTCACGACTGGGATGAAGAGCGAGCGACCCAGATCCTCAGGAACTGCCACCGTGCGATGCGGCCTGGCGGGAAAGTGCTGATTGTCGACGCGGTGATCCCGGCGGGTAACGCGGCGCACTTCGGCAAGCTCCTCGACCTCGAGATGCTGGTGCTAACACCACGTGGGCGCGAGCGCACCAAGGTGGAGTTCCAGAACTTGCTGCAGCGGTCAGGGTTCCGGCTGCGGCGCGTCGTCTCTACCGAGAGCCACCTGTCGGTGGTTGAGGGAGAGAGGACTTGA